A region of the Penicillium psychrofluorescens genome assembly, chromosome: 6 genome:
ATTTTCAACAGAGACTGGAAAATTGATTGACGGGGACACGGGTCATGTATTCAACAGACGTACCTAATTAGCGAGCAGGAAGCAATGGGCCAATTGAAAAAGCATTCCCAGGAGGGCTGCTCCAACACCACTCGAGATTTCGTCCGCGAGTGAATCTCGCTCCTGGAAACAACCACAATTAGCCGAAATATCTGTTTCAGGAAGCTGTCAGTAAATGTTCTGAGCGGAGGCACCCGAGAAGCTGATCCCGTTTGTCGCGAAAGATCGTGCACTTTATAGTCAATACGACGATCCTGCTTTCGAGACACAGGTTGCTATTTTTTGAGCGCCCAGGCTATGGCACAGGCAAGTATATAGTGCGACCAAGGCCATCGTGGATGAGACAATTATTCAGGGAAGCTACAAGTAGATGCGTTGCGTACGTGGTAGTATGAAACCTACATCGATAAGCTTATATCGGCAAGACACCGACGGAGCTGTGAAAGAACTTTCAGTTGTTCAATTCTCGCATCGCTCGTAAAACGCGTTGGAGATTATGACAAACTCCTGTTATTATTCCCGACATTGATCGTGTTTCTATGCTATCCCGACATCGGCGGATCTTTCATCCCACTTTCGCTTCTCATTTACTACCCCACATCCGGCCGCACCCACCCAACCGGAATTCCTTCCCGGTCACCACCCGGTCCGCTCCAAGGGTTTTCGACACCGAATGCATCTAGTTTACTAGCACGAGTTCTTACTTTCAAACAGACACAACATCACTGTGACAATGTCCACCCTTCAAAACAGCAAGCTAGCCTTCATCGGTGGTGGAAATATGGCTTCTGCCATCATCCAAGGCCTTCTGAAGCAGGGAATCACGAGTGGAAACGTCACCGTCTCGGAGCCGTGGGATATCAACCGCGAAAAGATCGCGGCTCTGGGAGTTTGCACGACGACTTCGAATGttgaagctggaggagaagcggatATTGTGATCCTTGCAGTCAAGCCTCAAGTGACCCAGAGCGTGtgcgaggagctggcgacTGCCTGGTCTCAGAGATCGACATTACCTGTTGTTGTCAGCATCGCCGCGGGTATTACCCTGAAAAGCTTGCAAGAATGGACCAAGACAAGCGATAGAAGAACCGCCCATACTGTTCGCGTTATGCCGAACACCCCGGCACTGGTTGGCGAAGGTGCCTCTGGTCTCTTTGCAGGCACGGATGTGACAGAAGCAGAAAAGAAACTGGTGGATGCACTTCTCGGCAGTGTGAGCAAAGCCACCGAGTGGGTGGACAGAGAAGAATTGTTGGATGTAGTGACTGGCTTGTCTGGTGAGTGTTCAAGTCCAAAAATACTTAATGGGTGTCATGTGAAAATTAACACAAGTAGGATCCGGACCCGCATACTTCTTCGCCATGGTTGAGCATCTAGTTGCCAGTGCCGAAGCCCTGGGCCTTCCAAAAGAGCAGGCAACTCGACTGGCCACACAGACATGCCTTGGAGCGGGCAAGATGCTCGTCGAGTCGTCCGATGAACCCGCCCAGCTGCGCAAGAATGTAACCAGTCCGAATGGAACCACCTATGCTGCACTACAGACATTTGAATCGCTAGGCTTCAAACAAATAGTGGACAAGTCCGTTCAAGCTGCAACTCACCGAGCTGCCGAGCTCGGGGGTACTCCGAGAAAATCATAAAGAGTGCCAGTTGATATGAAGTGAATACCACGCTTGAATtcaaggaaagaagggaaagaaagaatcTTGGACTTTTGAAAGTGATTGATGGCCAGCTGGGGTTGGGTTTATCTCGTAATATACATCGATAACAGCATCCGTTGAGAGACAGACTACTAGCAGCGCCTAGTAGACTAGGGCGGGAATTGAGAGCTTTGTAAAATTTATAGAACGTCTGTTTCCAATCTATTGTGAGTACAGTTAACCAGGTTATCCGCATCCTAGAATCCTCGATTTCTCGATGCTGTCTAACATTCCACACTTGGCTAGACGCCAGACCAAGGACCGCAGGGacctcttttccctcttttcaACACATTCTAAAATCGACAAAACGTAACCAAGGGGCCTTCAGAAACGTTACTGACTTGCGGAACAGCGGCTCCTGTTTGAAACCCGCAGAGATGAAAATCTGATTCCCGAGTCTTCATTCGAAATTATTGCCTTGTTCTACATGCAGATCCCCAAGCACATGCCAGAATATCGATTGGCTTGGGACACTGGAAGAAACAGGTGATTCGAGCGACCTCAGCTAGCTGATAAAAGTTCGATGACCAGAGAACATCCTATAATCGCCCATGGATACTAGGGCAAGGCATTTTGGAGCAAGGTTGCGAAAGACAACACAAATAGTCTCTAGAATGGCGGCGCTATTAGGATACCCAGTAGAATGCATTGACAATATACAGCGAAAGTTGATGTACACAGACACAAGAAAGCTGCCAAGTGAACGAGGTAGAGATGCCATGGTAAAATAATCGATCCCCTCCAAATGCGCCGGTAAGTGCTCCAAACCGTAATTGTCCCGACGGCATATCCCGAGACGAAATGCGTATTATGGGTATTAACAGGCGACCCAGATGTGAAGTAAAGGTGGTCAATATCCAGGAGCCTAGCCCACGGTGATATGTATACAACGCTCCGCGCACACCGGCAATGGCCCAAAGTCTACGCACAATCAGCGCGACCTTATGCTTCCAACTCCCAGCCTAAAGATGTGATCTGGGGAGCAAGCAATGGACACCCGAGCGCGACATGGCAGATCAATCTCAGTTCAGGAGGCTTGAGGTGTAGGCAACGGCCACTAATGCTACATTCGAGCCATGCGAGCCTTGTGTGGATCAAACGTAGTCTATTCTCACTGCCGTATGAACGAGAAATTCCAGGATTGTCTCTTATGACTCCACCCAGTCCTGCATTTTGACATTAGTTCCTGGGTGTTCGTAAATCGGTTGCTgaagagcagcagctcgCACAACCGATTGGGACGGTTGAGGGGGGCCAGTTCCGGAACGACGTCTGCGCTCTCGCTCCAGGGGGCCTGGCAACTCAGTTGTGTTGTTGCCTCGGGTGCGGAATTTGAGATTGATACCACTCAGCCAATTACCgtcctcttcatctcccagCCAGTAACTGTGACCGATGCCGATCATGACCCGAGCCAGCTTGCCTTTCCAGCCCTGACCATCCGGACTATACGGCGAGAAGGGCTCGCGGTCGATATCAGCCACGCTTGCGACCGAGACATTGCGGCTGTGCGTCGGAAGTTGAGTATGACGGGGGATAGCAACCCAGAGTCGCAGGGTCTGACGCGC
Encoded here:
- a CDS encoding uncharacterized protein (ID:PFLUO_009603-T1.cds;~source:funannotate), with the protein product MSTLQNSKLAFIGGGNMASAIIQGLLKQGITSGNVTVSEPWDINREKIAALGVCTTTSNVEAGGEADIVILAVKPQVTQSVCEELATAWSQRSTLPVVVSIAAGITLKSLQEWTKTSDRRTAHTVRVMPNTPALVGEGASGLFAGTDVTEAEKKLVDALLGSVSKATEWVDREELLDVVTGLSGSGPAYFFAMVEHLVASAEALGLPKEQATRLATQTCLGAGKMLVESSDEPAQLRKNVTSPNGTTYAALQTFESLGFKQIVDKSVQAATHRAAELGGTPRKS